Proteins encoded in a region of the Candidatus Paceibacterota bacterium genome:
- a CDS encoding NCS2 family permease, producing MLERFFRLSENQTSTRVELLAGLTTFLTMAYIIFVQPSVLSGAMFGKPTGMDFGAVTAATCVSAALATVLMALYARYPIGQAPGMGENFFFVFSAVPAAAAAGFDNAWQVALGVVFISGVLFLILSLAGLRELVFNAVSPSLKNGIAAGIGLFIAFIGLQNAGLILKDPGTAVKMNAHFASPDLIVFFAGLLLTAVLHVRRVPGSILWGIVGATALAAVFKLGLPHLPRSIATAPDVTGSVLMQRFEFAKGIVAAPPSLAPTFLKMDLAGALTPKMLPFIFVFLFMLVFDAIGTLIGVCEQAGFIKDNKLPRAKQAMLSDAVGTVAGAALGTSTVTSFIESAAGVEQGGRTGLTGLVVGALFLLSLFFSPVIAMVGSYPPITAPALVIVGAMMIQNVAKVDWKDYSESVPAFLTMIGIPLSYSIADGLALGFISYPIIKLFSGKGREIGWLTYALAAALVAYFLFVRSRI from the coding sequence ATGCTTGAGAGATTCTTTCGCCTTTCGGAGAACCAGACCAGCACTCGCGTCGAATTACTGGCTGGATTGACGACGTTTCTGACGATGGCCTACATCATATTCGTTCAGCCGTCCGTCCTGTCCGGAGCGATGTTCGGCAAACCCACCGGCATGGACTTCGGGGCAGTGACTGCGGCGACTTGTGTGTCCGCGGCGCTCGCCACGGTCCTCATGGCACTCTACGCGCGCTATCCCATCGGCCAGGCACCGGGCATGGGGGAGAATTTCTTCTTCGTCTTCTCAGCCGTACCAGCGGCCGCAGCTGCTGGCTTTGACAATGCGTGGCAGGTGGCCTTGGGCGTGGTGTTCATCTCCGGCGTGCTGTTCCTGATTCTGTCGCTGGCAGGATTGCGGGAACTTGTATTCAACGCCGTCAGCCCCAGCCTCAAGAACGGGATTGCGGCGGGCATCGGGCTCTTCATCGCCTTCATTGGGCTGCAAAATGCGGGGTTGATTCTCAAGGATCCCGGCACAGCGGTGAAGATGAACGCGCACTTCGCCTCGCCCGATCTGATCGTCTTCTTCGCTGGCCTGCTGCTGACGGCTGTGCTGCATGTCCGCAGGGTGCCGGGCTCAATCCTGTGGGGCATCGTCGGAGCAACGGCGCTGGCAGCTGTGTTCAAATTGGGCTTGCCTCACCTGCCCCGCTCGATTGCGACCGCCCCGGATGTGACCGGGTCGGTGTTGATGCAGCGCTTTGAATTCGCGAAGGGCATCGTGGCTGCGCCTCCCTCGCTGGCGCCGACGTTTCTCAAGATGGACCTAGCGGGTGCGCTCACGCCGAAGATGCTGCCGTTCATCTTTGTGTTTCTATTCATGCTGGTTTTTGACGCCATCGGCACGCTGATCGGCGTGTGCGAGCAGGCTGGCTTCATTAAGGACAACAAACTGCCGCGCGCCAAGCAGGCGATGCTCTCCGACGCCGTCGGCACAGTGGCCGGGGCGGCGCTGGGCACAAGCACCGTAACGAGTTTCATTGAGAGCGCGGCGGGCGTTGAGCAGGGCGGGCGGACAGGATTGACCGGACTGGTGGTCGGCGCACTGTTCCTGCTATCGCTGTTCTTCAGCCCGGTAATTGCGATGGTGGGCAGCTACCCGCCCATAACCGCGCCGGCGCTGGTGATTGTCGGCGCCATGATGATTCAGAACGTGGCAAAGGTGGACTGGAAGGATTACAGCGAGTCTGTGCCCGCCTTCCTGACGATGATCGGCATTCCTCTGTCCTACTCGATTGCGGATGGCCTGGCGCTGGGCTTCATCAGCTACCCGATTATCAAGTTGTTCAGTGGCAAGGGCCGCGAAATCGGCTGGCTAACGTACGCGCTGGCGGCCGCCCTCGTGGCCTATTTCCTATTCGTCCGTAGCCGGATTTAG
- the ade gene encoding adenine deaminase, with the protein MRELQRKLCIARGERPAERLFKNASLINVLSGEIYRANVAVDDGRVVGVGDYKARHVTDLKGAYLAPSLIDGHFHVESSMLTTREFARAVVPHGTGAVVIDPHEYANVLGLDGIRYVLESSRNLPLDFFIMLPSCVPATHLETAGARLTAGDLALMIGDDRIAGVAELMNYPGVYLGAESELAKVEAGKGKNIDGHAPGLRGRNLNAYILAGVQSDHESTELAEAKEKLRLGMHVLLREGSTERNLGTLVPLVNPHNAMNCSFATDDKLAGDLVSEGHIDHSLRKAIKLGLPPMVALQVATISTARHYRLRNFGAIAPRYWADFVVFDNLKHLKVRQTYKKGILVAEDGQYLAPPRPLVPRPRSTMNLRYRAPEDFRVRLKHPAKIRVIEIIPHQIVTRHTLERPRTVDGQIVPDVQRDLLKLVVVERHHATGKVGVGFVRGFKLKTGALASTVAHDAHNVVVVGTNDADIAFAIEQLVRMQGGQVAVSDGKVRAELALPIAGLVSDRPLKEVIARIAGLNAAARGMGCRLEAPFMTLSFLSLSPIPELKLTDQGLIDTVTMRPTSLLA; encoded by the coding sequence ATGCGCGAACTCCAGCGAAAGCTCTGCATCGCCCGCGGGGAGCGACCCGCCGAGCGGCTCTTCAAGAACGCCAGCCTCATCAACGTCCTCAGCGGCGAAATCTACCGCGCCAATGTGGCGGTGGACGACGGCCGCGTTGTCGGCGTGGGCGACTACAAAGCCCGGCACGTTACTGACCTCAAGGGCGCCTACCTGGCCCCAAGCCTCATCGACGGCCACTTCCACGTCGAGAGCTCCATGCTGACCACGCGGGAGTTTGCCCGCGCCGTCGTTCCCCATGGCACCGGCGCGGTGGTCATTGACCCCCACGAATACGCCAACGTGCTCGGCCTGGACGGCATCCGCTACGTTCTGGAATCCAGCCGCAACCTGCCGCTGGACTTTTTCATCATGCTGCCTTCGTGTGTGCCGGCCACGCACCTGGAGACCGCCGGCGCGCGGCTCACCGCCGGGGACCTCGCCCTGATGATCGGCGACGACCGCATTGCCGGCGTCGCCGAGCTGATGAACTACCCAGGCGTTTACCTCGGTGCCGAGTCTGAGTTGGCCAAGGTCGAGGCCGGCAAAGGCAAGAATATTGACGGCCATGCCCCCGGCCTGCGCGGCCGCAACCTTAATGCCTACATCCTCGCCGGCGTCCAGTCCGATCACGAATCCACCGAGCTGGCCGAGGCCAAAGAGAAGCTCCGCCTGGGCATGCACGTGCTCCTGCGCGAAGGCAGCACCGAGCGCAACCTCGGCACCCTGGTGCCGCTGGTCAATCCGCACAACGCCATGAACTGCTCGTTCGCCACCGACGACAAGCTCGCCGGCGACCTCGTCTCCGAAGGCCACATTGACCACAGCCTCCGCAAAGCCATTAAGCTCGGCCTCCCGCCTATGGTTGCACTCCAGGTCGCCACCATCAGCACGGCCCGCCACTACCGCCTCCGTAACTTCGGCGCCATCGCCCCCCGCTACTGGGCGGACTTTGTCGTCTTCGACAACCTCAAGCACCTCAAGGTCCGCCAGACCTACAAGAAGGGCATCCTCGTCGCCGAGGACGGACAATACCTGGCCCCCCCGCGGCCCCTTGTCCCCCGCCCGCGCAGCACCATGAACCTGCGCTACCGGGCCCCCGAAGACTTTCGCGTCCGCCTCAAGCACCCCGCGAAGATTCGCGTGATCGAGATTATCCCCCACCAGATTGTCACCCGCCACACCCTCGAGCGCCCCCGCACTGTGGACGGCCAGATCGTCCCCGACGTCCAGCGTGACCTCCTGAAGCTGGTCGTCGTCGAGCGGCATCACGCCACCGGTAAGGTCGGCGTCGGCTTCGTGCGCGGCTTCAAGCTCAAGACCGGCGCCCTGGCCTCGACCGTCGCCCACGACGCCCACAACGTCGTCGTCGTCGGCACCAACGACGCCGACATCGCCTTTGCCATCGAACAGTTGGTGCGGATGCAGGGCGGTCAGGTGGCCGTCAGCGACGGCAAGGTGCGCGCCGAACTGGCTCTACCGATTGCCGGGTTGGTCTCCGACCGCCCGCTCAAGGAGGTTATTGCCCGCATCGCCGGTTTGAACGCCGCCGCCCGGGGCATGGGTTGTCGTCTCGAAGCTCCCTTCATGACCCTCTCCTTCCTGAGCCTCTCTCCCATCCCCGAACTCAAGCTCACCGATCAGGGCCTTATTGATACCGTCACCATGCGCCCTACCAGCCTTTTGGCTTAA